One Lasioglossum baleicum chromosome 6, iyLasBale1, whole genome shotgun sequence genomic window carries:
- the LOC143209874 gene encoding WD repeat-containing protein WRAP73 isoform X1: MKLIYTDLHCYSTVIVYHCVCIVYNGDAMTLEVEKNVFRINNQLCEFSPDGRFFAIVYQANLIVKSSKTTESIHSFVFTDIIEYLEWSRNSEYILCANIKKTIVQVYSIHYPEWQYKLVEGSAGLESITWSPDSKHILILSNFNIQISVWSLENRNVNYIQNMKSSFRNLYFSPNGKKLAIVVSNEGDDTIEIYKTDTWKLYKKLICERLNTIDGICWSPNSELICIWCSFSNEPKLIIYSNVLESDIGVFCPTQTISSSEIGYEHHKELKGIKSVKWMPSGQLLAVTGYNEMIVLLNHVTWKPLLQLHLDPIIKENYLHKVYEERVIQTKLSNKITSSQSKRVLEEKCERPINIKIGKNDDIDRFSIAKFDIVEFSFCGQYLAIKHELYPTALWIWNIVDDYLDYLLLENKIVAVRWNPTRAQLFAFCECAHMFEWTPQKAICLPTPRNITVLDARCHPRGNLLLLCGYNKAIIYQNENKS, translated from the exons ATGAAACTGATTTACACTGATTTACACTGTTATTCAACTGTTATTGTATATCATTGTGTTTGCATTGTGTATAACGGCGACGCTATGACTTTAGAAgtagaaaaaaatgtatttcgtaTTAATAACCAATTGTGTGAATTTTCTCCGGATGGCAGATTTTTTGCAATCGTGTATCAGGCAAATTTAATTGTAAAAAGTAGCAAAACTACCGAGTCTATTCACTCATTCGTGTTTACAGACATAATCGAG TATTTAGAGTGGTCTAGAAATAGCGAATATATTTTATGTGCTAACATAAAAAAAACCATTGTTCAAGTGTATTCCATTCATTATCCGGAATGGCAATATAAACTTGTCGAAGGTAGTGCAGGTTTAGAAAGTATTACTTGGTCACCTGATAGTAAACACATTTTAATATTGTCAAACTTTAAT aTTCAGATATCTGTATGGTCTTTGGAAAATCGAAATGTaaattatatacaaaatatGAAGTCTTCTTttcgtaatttatattttagtcCGAATGGCAAAAAATTGGCAATAGTAGTTTCAAATGAGGGTGATGATACTATAGAAATTTATAAGACGGATACATGGAAATTATACAAA aaattaatatgTGAACGTTTAAACACTATCGATGGAATATGTTGGTCACCAAATAGTGAACTAATATGCATATGGTGTTCATTCAGCAATGAACCAAAGTTGATTATTTATTCAAATGTATTGGAGAGTGATATAGGAGTTTTCTGTCCCACACAAACTATTAGTTCATCTGAAATAGGATATGAGCATCATAAAGAATTAAAAGGAATTAAAAGTGTAAAATGGATGCCTAGTGGGCAATTATTAGCTGTAACCGGATATAACGAAATG ATTGTTTTATTAAATCATGTAACATGGAAGCCACTTTTGCAATTGCATCTTGATCCAATTATTAAAGAGAATTATTTACACAAAGTATACGAGGAACGCGTAATTCAAACGAAGTTGTCGAACAAGATTACAAGTTCACAAAGTAAACGTGTTT TGGAAGAAAAATGTGAACGTCCAATCAATATAAAGATCGGAAAAAATGATGATATCGACAGATTTTCAATTGCCAAATTCGATATTGTAGAATTTAGTTTTTGTGGACAATATTTGGCCATAAAACATGAACTCTATCCCACAGCATTATGGATATGGAATATTGTCGATGATTATCTCGATTATTTgcttcttgaaaataaaatcgtaG CTGTTAGATGGAATCCTACGCGTGCTCAACTTTTTGCATTTTGTGAGTGCGCTCATATGTTTGAATGGACTCCCCAGAAGGCAATATGTCTGCCCACTCCACGGAATATAACAGTATTAGACGCTCGATGCCATCCACGAGGGAATCTTTTACTACTTTGTGGTTACAACAAAGCAATTATTtatcaaaatgaaaataaatcatGA
- the LOC143209874 gene encoding WD repeat-containing protein WRAP73 isoform X2 has protein sequence MKLIYTDLHCYSTVIVYHCVCIVYNGDAMTLEVEKNVFRINNQLCEFSPDGRFFAIVYQANLIVKSSKTTESIHSFVFTDIIEYLEWSRNSEYILCANIKKTIVQVYSIHYPEWQYKLVEGSAGLESITWSPDSKHILILSNFNIQISVWSLENRNVNYIQNMKSSFRNLYFSPNGKKLAIVVSNEGDDTIEIYKTDTWKLYKIVLLNHVTWKPLLQLHLDPIIKENYLHKVYEERVIQTKLSNKITSSQSKRVLEEKCERPINIKIGKNDDIDRFSIAKFDIVEFSFCGQYLAIKHELYPTALWIWNIVDDYLDYLLLENKIVAVRWNPTRAQLFAFCECAHMFEWTPQKAICLPTPRNITVLDARCHPRGNLLLLCGYNKAIIYQNENKS, from the exons ATGAAACTGATTTACACTGATTTACACTGTTATTCAACTGTTATTGTATATCATTGTGTTTGCATTGTGTATAACGGCGACGCTATGACTTTAGAAgtagaaaaaaatgtatttcgtaTTAATAACCAATTGTGTGAATTTTCTCCGGATGGCAGATTTTTTGCAATCGTGTATCAGGCAAATTTAATTGTAAAAAGTAGCAAAACTACCGAGTCTATTCACTCATTCGTGTTTACAGACATAATCGAG TATTTAGAGTGGTCTAGAAATAGCGAATATATTTTATGTGCTAACATAAAAAAAACCATTGTTCAAGTGTATTCCATTCATTATCCGGAATGGCAATATAAACTTGTCGAAGGTAGTGCAGGTTTAGAAAGTATTACTTGGTCACCTGATAGTAAACACATTTTAATATTGTCAAACTTTAAT aTTCAGATATCTGTATGGTCTTTGGAAAATCGAAATGTaaattatatacaaaatatGAAGTCTTCTTttcgtaatttatattttagtcCGAATGGCAAAAAATTGGCAATAGTAGTTTCAAATGAGGGTGATGATACTATAGAAATTTATAAGACGGATACATGGAAATTATACAAA ATTGTTTTATTAAATCATGTAACATGGAAGCCACTTTTGCAATTGCATCTTGATCCAATTATTAAAGAGAATTATTTACACAAAGTATACGAGGAACGCGTAATTCAAACGAAGTTGTCGAACAAGATTACAAGTTCACAAAGTAAACGTGTTT TGGAAGAAAAATGTGAACGTCCAATCAATATAAAGATCGGAAAAAATGATGATATCGACAGATTTTCAATTGCCAAATTCGATATTGTAGAATTTAGTTTTTGTGGACAATATTTGGCCATAAAACATGAACTCTATCCCACAGCATTATGGATATGGAATATTGTCGATGATTATCTCGATTATTTgcttcttgaaaataaaatcgtaG CTGTTAGATGGAATCCTACGCGTGCTCAACTTTTTGCATTTTGTGAGTGCGCTCATATGTTTGAATGGACTCCCCAGAAGGCAATATGTCTGCCCACTCCACGGAATATAACAGTATTAGACGCTCGATGCCATCCACGAGGGAATCTTTTACTACTTTGTGGTTACAACAAAGCAATTATTtatcaaaatgaaaataaatcatGA
- the Elp2 gene encoding elongator complex protein 2 yields the protein MTSYISCACNRVPHSADWGRNGLICYASCHAVVIYNPCVSKIGKVTNTLHRHKGRINTVRWIKHRNIEDEWELLSSSTDGTAIIWSKVNECFECTYIIEVGDTITISNSLYLCTGDLMTNDKTLPKLLICTGSVKGDLKIWLRNESNKVQCLQTLTFGKKLPIEACFSYLPNTDLPFLAVATETSTIELYVTSSRIIEESNFLRVQVLTGHEDWIRCIDFQHITGDSILLASGSQDALIRLWKISVNITEPLNDDLRLKEQVFVANDIKYNVTLESVLHGHEAWIYGVHWYPQQTSNKSRILRLLSCSMDKSMIIWEPDEITGIWSEKVRVGEVGGNTLGFYGCKFSNNGLNILAHGYQGSFHIWEYSDKVKNWIPKPVPGGHFAEVVDLCWDPKGRFLITASADQTTRIHAPWKDKEKEFWHEIGRPQVHGYDMSCLAMLTPYMFASGAEEKVIRIFTAPSAFKNSLRKIANVDDFENMVGDSASVPALGLTNKATFTENISDKETDASDREDEDYIPPTEEELMQYTLWPELQKLYGHGYEIFSIAVRHDGKTLATACKSTLPEHSAILLWNTSTWTQIQKLMAHQLTVTQMKFSPNDKYLLSVSRDRRWSLFEYNGNAYNLIMTSSKKDNFHTRIIWCCSWTHDSSYFATGSRDGNILIWSPIIKNNTIAPITRFSVKDSVTALSFSTQSIAEHIYVLAIGFETGCIEIQKLKINDNNVSWSKYMVYSTSDGHHLTVRRLKFRPCKEESNILQLASCGSDHTVKIYDIDVIELLNS from the exons ATGACATCATATATATCGTGTGCTTGTAATCGAGTTCCACACTCGGCGGACTGGGGAAGAAATGGACTTATTTGTTATGCGTCATGCCATGCCGTTGTAATTTACAATCCATGCGTTTCGAAAATAGGAAAAGTAACAAACACACTTCATCGGCATAAAGGACGTATTAATACGGTACGATGGATTAAACACAGAAATATAGAAGACGAATGGGAACTACTGTCAAGTTCCACAGACGGAACTGCAATTATTTGGAGCAAAGTAAATGAATGCTTTGAATGTACCTATATTATTGAAGTTGGCGATACTATCACAATTAGTAATTCTTTATACCTTTGTACTGGTGATTTGATGACAAATGACAAAACTCTTCCTAAATTATTAATATGCACTGGTTCAGTTAAAGGAGATTTAAAAATATGGTTAAGAAACGAATCTAATAAAGTACAATGTCTTCAGACACTTACATTCGGAAAGAAATTACCGATAGAGGCATGCTTTTCTTATTTACCAAATACAGATCTACCATTTTTGGCTGTCGCAACAGAAACCTCAACAATCGAATTGTATGTGACAAGTTCTCGCATTATAGAAGAATCAAATTTTCTCAGGGTACAAGTTTTAACTGGTCACGAAGATTGGATACGGTGCATAGATTTCCAGCATATTACAGGCGATAGCATTTTGCTGGCGAGCGGTTCTCAAGATGCTCTGATACGATTATGGAAAATTTCTGTGAATATTACAGAACCCTTGAACGATGATTTACGTCTTAAAGAACAAGTGTTCGTGGCTAATGATATTAAATATAATGTCACTTTAGAGTCTGTTCTGCATGGGCATGAAGCCTGGATTTATGGAGTGCACTGGTATCCACAGCAAACAAGTAACAAAAGTAGAATTTTAAGATTATTATCTTGTTCAATGGATAAATCTATGATTATTTGGGAGCCAGATGAAATAACTGGCATATGGTCAGAAAAAGTGAGAGTGGGAGAAGTTGGTGGTAATACATTGGGTTTCTATGGCTGTAAATTTAGTAATAATGGATTGAATATATTAGCACATGGATATCAAGGATCGTTTCATATTTGGGAATACTCGGATAAAGTAAAAAATTGGATTCCAAAACCTGTACCAGGTGGTCATTTCGCTGAAGTTGTAGATCTTTGCTGGGATCCAAAAGGAAG GTTTCTTATTACCGCAAGCGCAGATCAAACAACAAGAATCCACGCTCCATGGAAAGATAAAGAGAAAGAATTTTGGCATGAAATCGGACGTCCACAAGTTCATGGATACGATATGTCTTGTTTAGCTATGCTAACTCCATACATGTTTGCTTCGGGTGCAGAAGAAAAAGTGATACGAATCTTTACAGCTCCTTCtgcatttaaaaattctttaagaAAGATTGCCAATGTTGACGACTTTGAAAATATGGTAGGAGATAGCGCATCTGTGCCAGCTCTTGGATTAACAAATAAAGCAACGTTCACTGAGAATATTAGCGATAAAGAAACCGATGCAAGTGATCGTGAAGATGAGGATTATATTCCTCCAACAGAAGAGGAGTTAATGCAGTACACATTATGGCCAGAATTACAAAAACTTTACGGCCATGGGTATGAAATTTTTTCTATAGCTGTTAGACACGATGGAAAAACGTTAGCGACCGCATGTAAATCAACCTTGCCAGAGCATTCTGCGATACTCTTGTGGAACACAAGTACTTGGACACAAATTCAGAAACTTATGGCTCACCAATTGACTGTTACACAAATGAAATTTTCGCCTAATGACAAGTATTTATTATCTGTATCTAGAGATCGAAGATGGTCATTATTTGAATACAACGGTAAtgcatataatttaattatgacCAGTTCAAAAAAAGATAATTTCCATACTCGTATAATATGGTGCTGTTCATGGACACATGATTCATCTTATTTTGCAACTGGATCTAGAgatggaaatattttaatttggagtccaataattaaaaataatacaattgctCCAATCACACGCTTTAGTGTAAAAGATTCTGTTACAGCACTTTCATTTTCTACTCAAAGTATCGCTGAACATATTTATGTTCTAGCAATTGGATTTGAAACAGGTTGTATAGAGattcagaaattgaaaattaatgacAACAACGTTTCTTGGTCAAAGTATATGGTATATAGTACTTCTGATGGGCATCATTTAACTGTAAGAAGACTTAAATTCCGACCATGCAAAGAAGAATCAAACATTTTGCAACTAGCAAGCTGTGGATCTGATCATACCGTtaaaatatatgatatagaTGTTATAGAATTACTAAACtcgtaa